One Panicum virgatum strain AP13 chromosome 3N, P.virgatum_v5, whole genome shotgun sequence DNA segment encodes these proteins:
- the LOC120665067 gene encoding cysteine proteinase inhibitor-like translates to MAEANGERPARKLGGVRDAPAGRENDLEAIELARFAIAEHNSKTNAMLEFERLVKVRQQVVAGTMHHFTVEVKEAGGAKKLYEAKVWEKVWENFKQLQSFEPVGDAAAA, encoded by the exons ATGGCCGAGGCGAACGGCGAGCGCCCAGCGCGGAAGTTGGGCGGCGTCCGGGACGCGCCGGCGGGGCGCGAGAACGACCTCGAGGCCATCGAGCTCGCGCGCTTCGCCATCGCCGAGCACAACAGCAAGACC AACGCGATGCTGGAGTTCGAGAGGCTGGTGAAGGTGaggcagcaggtggtggccgGGACCATGCACCACTTCACCGTCGAGGtcaaggaggccggcggcgccaagAAGCTGTACGAGGCCAAGGTGTGGGAGAAGGTCTGGGAGAACTTCAAGCAGCTCCAGAGCTTCGAGCCCGTCGgggacgccgcggccgcctga
- the LOC120665066 gene encoding dr1-associated corepressor homolog isoform X2: MRKKLDIHFSAPRIKKIMQADEDVGKIALAVPVLVSKALELFLQDLCDRTYDITIRKGVKTVGSSHLKQCIQTYNVYDFLRDVVSKVPDTGTSDAIADDKLGKRRKSEEDGSDEELKRTRNDAESLTSNGRGHGRGRGRGRRGGRGAWREAFTTHEQFVENQSSKPAGLKVEVANEVSDATEAKEATPVTSARACLRNIDLNLDPVDEDEVAVPPQTQSSAPATNSAAANLELTAPATSSAAANLGLTAPATSSSAATAGPSVPRSKEGAKLKEFLGGWELPDMNKMDVDPAQFALSSNHKLDDDEDYDNED, from the exons ATGAGGAAGAAGCTGGATATCCACTTTTCCGCT CCTCGGATTAAGAAGATCATGCAAGCAGATGAAGATGTCGGCAAGATTGCTCTAGCTGTTCCTGTTCTAGTGT CCAAAGCATTGGAGTTATTTCTGCAAGATTTATGCGATAGGACATATGATATTACAATTCGAAAGGGGGTCAAGACTGTTGGTTCTTCCCATTT GAAACAATGCATACAAACGTACAATGTCTATGATTTCTTGAGGGATGTAGTAAGCAAAGTTCCAGACACTGGTACATCTGATGCTATTGCTGATGATAAGCTTGGCAAAAGAAG GAAATCTGAAGAAGATGGAAGTGATGAGGAACTAAAGAGGACAAGAAAT GATGCAGAAAGCCTTACAAGCAATGGCAGGGGCCATGGGAGGGGTCGTGGAAGAGGTCGCCGTGGTGGGCGTGGTGCTTGGAGGGAGGCTTTCACAACTCATGAACAATTCGTGGAGAACCAATCTAGCAAGCCAGCTGGCCTAAAGGTGGAGGTAGCAAATGAGGTATCAGATGCGACTGAAGCAAAGGAGGCTACACCAGTGACCAGTGCCAGGGCTTGCTTAAGGAACATTGACTTAAATTTAGATCCAGTAGATGAAGATGAGGTTGCTGTGCCACCCCAAACCCAGTCATCTGCTCCTGCAACTAATTCAGCTGCAGCCAATTTAGAACTGACTGCTCCAGCAACTAGTTCAGCCGCAGCCAATTTAGGACTGACTGCCCCAGCAACTAGTTCGTCTGCAGCCACAGCAGGACCATCTGTTCCGCGGTCGAAGGAAGGAGCGAAACTCAAGGAGTTTCTGGGTGGTTGGGAACTGCCTGACATGAACAAGATGGACGTTGACCCAGCTCAGTTTGCTTTATCGTCGAACCATAAATTGGACGATGACGAGGATTATGATAATGAAGACTAG
- the LOC120665066 gene encoding dr1-associated corepressor homolog isoform X1 — MRKKLDTRFPAPRIKKIMQADEDVGKIALAVPVLVSKALELFLQDLCDRTYDITIRKGVKTVGSSHLKQCIQTYNVYDFLRDVVSKVPDTGTSDAIADDKLGKRRKSEEDGSDEELKRTRNDAESLTSNGRGHGRGRGRGRRGGRGAWREAFTTHEQFVENQSSKPAGLKVEVANEVSDATEAKEATPVTSARACLRNIDLNLDPVDEDEVAVPPQTQSSAPATNSAAANLELTAPATSSAAANLGLTAPATSSSAATAGPSVPRSKEGAKLKEFLGGWELPDMNKMDVDPAQFALSSNHKLDDDEDYDNED, encoded by the exons atGAGGAAGAAGCTGGACACCCGCTTCCCCGCT CCTCGGATTAAGAAGATCATGCAAGCAGATGAAGATGTCGGCAAGATTGCTCTAGCTGTTCCTGTTCTAGTGT CCAAAGCATTGGAGTTATTTCTGCAAGATTTATGCGATAGGACATATGATATTACAATTCGAAAGGGGGTCAAGACTGTTGGTTCTTCCCATTT GAAACAATGCATACAAACGTACAATGTCTATGATTTCTTGAGGGATGTAGTAAGCAAAGTTCCAGACACTGGTACATCTGATGCTATTGCTGATGATAAGCTTGGCAAAAGAAG GAAATCTGAAGAAGATGGAAGTGATGAGGAACTAAAGAGGACAAGAAAT GATGCAGAAAGCCTTACAAGCAATGGCAGGGGCCATGGGAGGGGTCGTGGAAGAGGTCGCCGTGGTGGGCGTGGTGCTTGGAGGGAGGCTTTCACAACTCATGAACAATTCGTGGAGAACCAATCTAGCAAGCCAGCTGGCCTAAAGGTGGAGGTAGCAAATGAGGTATCAGATGCGACTGAAGCAAAGGAGGCTACACCAGTGACCAGTGCCAGGGCTTGCTTAAGGAACATTGACTTAAATTTAGATCCAGTAGATGAAGATGAGGTTGCTGTGCCACCCCAAACCCAGTCATCTGCTCCTGCAACTAATTCAGCTGCAGCCAATTTAGAACTGACTGCTCCAGCAACTAGTTCAGCCGCAGCCAATTTAGGACTGACTGCCCCAGCAACTAGTTCGTCTGCAGCCACAGCAGGACCATCTGTTCCGCGGTCGAAGGAAGGAGCGAAACTCAAGGAGTTTCTGGGTGGTTGGGAACTGCCTGACATGAACAAGATGGACGTTGACCCAGCTCAGTTTGCTTTATCGTCGAACCATAAATTGGACGATGACGAGGATTATGATAATGAAGACTAG